From Erigeron canadensis isolate Cc75 chromosome 5, C_canadensis_v1, whole genome shotgun sequence:
TACTACAACCATAACAGGACAGAGAAAAATTTACacataaaacaacaaaaaaaacttttgatatttaacTCCAGACCTCAAATTATGTCGAAATTTGCAGTTAGACCCTCAAAATTTGAACGGGTCGAACCCCCTGCCCCTCTTGTGTAGTTAAACTTTTTAGATGACCTGtttctaaacaaaaaaaaaaagtcaaactatttCGACAATCCGAACCATTATCAACCTAGGGGTCAAACTTTTGACCTTTAACAGAAGTGCAACttttaaaacttaaacattATTTGGGTTACCTTtgacaaaagatgaaacaatgaatgaataaatataatataaattattatttctGACAAGaatttatttacattatttgagaaaatatttaaatactaATCCactatctaaatttttttttccgaacattcagtcggtatgagACATCagagaaacctcaccgtataatgatgAAGCCTTgtacgtaccctagacaacgagatgttgaccatgagccgttacaagtattcagaggaaaAAACTCCAAGACTTAACAACCCGATTCAGCCGACTCCACTATCTAAACTAACTTGGAGGTTTTAATACATATTAAATacacttttgttgactttcaaCCGACTCTGCCCATTTCCTTGctagaaaaataaattaaataaagccCGTTTGACCCGTTAGAGACGAGAAGTCTTATTCAcgggaaatgatattcgtaccactaTAGCTGACAGTACAAGCCGTTAATGCACAGTTGTGGTATatcaatcaaaataaatggtacaaatatcacttcccctTATTCACCCTTGTCTTAAAGCATGCTGACCGTATTCAAGATTTATTTTTCACCTTCCCAAATgactatgttaattttttttactactGTAATAAGTATTGATGATTGATTAAAGATGAATTAGATTGAATGTTCGAAATACACAAGACATACTATTATCATTGTTTATGTAATATACATTTTTACGACTCAAACTTACACCCGTATAAAATGTGATGCATATGGAAGATGAATCTATGCTAATGGGTCGAACGATGGAATATCATATCCGTAGATCTTTAGCCACAAGAACCTCTCAACCAAACCTCTACAAGGATCCTCCTCTCGTTTCTTTAACAAATAAGCCATATTATTTTCAACATCGCATTTTATCTGTTGATATAACTCTTGTAGATACTTTTCGTCATTTAACATATATGCCTTTCCTTTTGTCTTTATCGGCTTCCCAAACATATAGTACAGTCGACCAGGTAGCTTTGGCAAAAAGATAGGAAAATTAAGGTTTTGTTGCTTACCAATCTCTCCATCCATATCCTTCCTGCCATCCAAGAATATgatagataaaaaaatatatgagcaaaaatatatatactctatCTTATCTGCATTACATTTGATCATAATAACTCTTTTTTTAGTAATGGTATAAATTCTTGAATAAGAGAAGGTTGTCTGAACTAAAGGTACACTTCAGTTTTGACATgtttgactttttctttttaagctAAAAGAAATGGGTGGGATTCGTTCCCCAACGTGACTAGTCAAGTTAGGAAAATCTTAACTTAACCCCTCAAGTTAGAAATAATTTGAGGGGATCTCTACCCAAAAGGAATTATTTGACCCGTTTCAATAAATTATGGTAAATGATATGACGAATGATATGTTTATCATTTTCAGtaaataaaagaattgataaagATAGCCCCGTTGGTCATGTTTAATTTGTTAGGACATGTATAAACGTATTGTAAGATTTACGACTTGCATATAAAACAAATGCCCCAAACACCATTTGAGGATTTGGGTAAgtgtaacaaaaacaaaattttacctCACATTTGTTTTCCCTTGATGCATTTTAGTCACCAAATGATTAACAAAAGGGATTCTCTTCATTTCATCATGATCAAAGATAAGCTGAAAATAAATTAGATCGACAAAAACTAGCAAAATAAGTTATatggaaaatcaaatcaaaaactagtttgtttgaaCTTAAAGATCAAGAAAATATGTAAGTAAAATGAGTGTGTTCTTACTTCTGCTATGTCATCTTGCCCCACAACTCCAAATGGTACAATGGTTGCCCCTAACATCACTGCCATTCTTACAAATTCTTGTTTATCGGGCCAAAATAACTTGTAAGTTTCACCCTGCTAAAGAAAAACAGGGTCATTACAGAAATTTAACTAGGAAGTACTAAAAGTAACTGACCTTGCGATGGAAAGCCTCCCGAGCACCACCAGGGTAAAATAAAGCGAATGACTTTGTTGTTGATAGTTTTGTAAGGTTTCTTGCAGAAGCTGGAATTGCACCAAATAGCTTCAATATATCGGTACTTGGTATCATATAATGTTCATCTTTAACAACATTGAATGCGAAAGTTTCTGGGTGGGTTAAGACATGAAGCACAACTTTCTTTTCTCGCAAAAACTCTAAGACAAAAGGTAAAGTTTCAAAACCCCATAGCATGTGATTACCAACTAGTAATACAGGGCCTTCATCTGGGATCCCACTAAGACCTCTCACTATCTCCCCATCCTCCATCGTTGAGAACATTGTTGCACCCATTACAAGGCGGTACCACCTGCattgcataatatatatattttttttgtaatgtttgGTAgtctggaaagaaagaaagaaagaaagaaaattgatACCAAGTCTCCATTGGTGATTGTTTGAACTCTGTAATATTAGGAGGCAAAAAGTCATTGAGGATATCATGTCTTGAAGTACGGCGATACATATGAGTGGTTTTAATAGTAGACAACACGTTAACACCACTCTCCTGCGCCAACAAAAAGGGAATGATCTTATCGCTTTATTCTGCCATAACCTCTTTATTATTTGACAATACCATTAGGATTGAGTGCCCGTTTTCGTCAAACACACGTATGGTGCAGTTCTTCAATAATCTCGAAAGTCTCTGGGCCTCACTTTTACTTGGTACAAGCCAATCCTTGCCACTGGAATATAGAAAAACTTAGAAAATAAGATTCTATATAGAGGAATTAGAAATGAATACAGACATACTTAATTTGTAAGCTAATAGACCACGTAGAGATATAACTATGTAACTATAAGTAAACTATATATGATATGCGTTAGCTAGCCAAAGAAGAAAGAAACCTAGCCAGCACAAGTACTTGAGCTGTAACTGCATGGAGCCGAGAATTAGCATACGCAGCAGCTGATTTAACTAAAGCCGTCCTCCATTTGAGGGTGTCATCTGGTAATATTTCTGCTAAGAGCTGTCatgcaaaaaaatatataaaaatgtcaaGTATATTCAAGGGTGGGGTAGTTAATTTGCGTATCTATCTGAAGAATTATATGTTCCTATCAGGGCCAGTCCTTGGTTTTCGGATACCCTGGGCTCCTATCGGGTCCGGTCCTTGGTTTTCAGATATCCTGGATAGTGGAAACTATGCCCCTGTAAAGTGTAAAGGCTAACAACAGTCTTGCGAAAATAACTTGAATGCCCAAAAAAATCTCAAAGATATACCACTTAGACcaattatttttggattttcgataATCAATGATAGAAAAGAACTAAACACTTGTAACTACATAGCATAAAGAAAGTAACAATGAATTGCAGACGGTACGTTCTTACAAAATGAATTGGTACATCTGCCAAGAGTTTGGCAATTAACTGAAGATTATATGTCCAAGGATCTACATCATCCATTTCTACCATTTCCATTCTAAAATAATTACCTGAAAACCAAATGATAGAAGTTTAATAAAAAACCGACGGCCTGTTAAAGGGATGTAAACCAAACAGAAAACCAACCAAACTCAAGAAGATGTACACCCAATTTGAGGTTAACTGATATGAGGTTTGGTTACGCAGATAAAAATGTTTAAGGAAAAAAGGGATATGAGTTAACCCAAATAGTAACCTACCCAGAAAGCAGCTCATAACAATACGAAAGATAACATAATATTCATCAGGCAAAGCTCTCACTAGCCCATGTACAGGGTGCATGTACTGTGACCTCTCATAGGAAGTCCctgaaagttgaaaaaaatacCAGTTTGTAACGATAGGCCAACTGAATGAAACATACAAATATGAAACTGAAACTTTCAAAGATGTgtaaatgataaaataaaagaagttaCCAGAGGAAGAAAAGAGGTTGACCTGGGTTGGCTAGTATGAGTACTAAGTCAATAGTAGGATTACGAGCAGCCACTGCGAGTGCTAAGGCTCCACCAAAAGAATCTCCAAGCAAATAGATTGGCCTATTAGGGGACAAAGTGTGCTCAATCATGATGGTTTCTTCTACAATCCGAATCAAACCTTCATACAAATCAGCTTGCATGTGAAACTACTTTACACCGTAATCTGCTTAGAGTATCAAATACAGCTAGTAGATGGACAAAATCATTGAAGTTTTACATGATGTAAATTCAAGAGAAGACGATAACCTTCCAATGGTGTTCGATCCCAAGATGGAATATGAAAGCATTGAACATGAAAAACTCTGCAGTTGAAGTTCAAAAAGGATCATTGTAAACtgatgcatatatatagaaacGGGTTAAAGTCAGGGGAATGTGCTGTAATGTAGTTTTCAAAATATTCGTTTTTAATCATTCTATGCGAAATCAAGTGCAACTCACTTTCCTAGAGCTTTCTCATGTACGGCAAGGCCAGCTCCAGTCCCATCGAATCCTATATCACACCCAATAAGAACATAACAAAACATCTCCTATAAACATTAAACATCTCCAAGAGATTAAACACCGATTACCAGGTAAATACAAAAGAGGCGGTGAATCCTTTACAGGTATGCCACACATTACAGGGCAAAACCATCTAGGTGGCCCTCCGTCACTGTTATTAACAAAATTCATAGATACTTTAGTGTAATCCTTCATTGTCTGAGTCCCATAACCATCATCCCATAACGGTTCCAACCCTTTTGGAACGCTTTGAATATTTTCCTTTTTCCCAACGTTGTTATAAGAAGCTACAACACTATCTTTCCTGCTAGTAGAACCAACTTTGACTTTAACTAGCTCGGAAGGTACTATTACCGAATTGTCAGCAGAACCTGCACATCTAACAAGAATACGTGAAAATAGCCTACTCTTTTCGTTAAGAGCCGAAAGGGGCGATAATGAAATTATTGAACTGCCCACAGTTAAGGCCATTACTTGGTCCAACAATCAAAATCCAGATTTTCCTCTATGATTTAAATAACTTTTAGGGAAATTATTTTGAAACGTCTATATATCATAACTTAACAAGTCATTCACACAAGAAAAAGccgaaaaagagaatgaaaattaGTATAACAAACGTGTTGAACTGAGGTTTTGAAACAAAATGATGAAATGTGGGTTTCATGTAGTGTATCATTTGATATGAATGACACAACATTACCTTGTTTGAActtctatatatattgtttaaaaaatgattttatttaaacaaaaactCATATTTGTATAAGAACTTGTGCAAATTTCTATAAGTTGAACTAAACTTGTAATATCGTTAGATCTTCTTATAACAAAAATTGATAGATTAAcaaatttaacaattaaaaaatttgtatgtaaaactttttctatatattcattttttttccattaaataTACGACATTTTCGGTCAACCAAGTACACGTTAATAGtcacaacaataataataacaattcaaAGTTGAATCATACTAGTGGTAAATCATCATTGTCATATCAAAACATCATTCGGTCAACAAGTAATGAAAGTTGGTAAGCTAAATCATCACtgtcatattattattattattattattattattattattattatacgaaAATAAggtatatatagtatatttgGAGGTAAATTCAATGTATTATATACCATTTTGATATCCAAAACATACTCATGATTAGTCAAGTATTATTTTCAGATATAAAATACAAGATATATTTTTTCTACTTATCTTCAATGAGATATAAACATGTAACATTGTAGTTTTCATCTTATTAATCCATGTAATTATGTAAACACATGATTAATCGATTTATGATCAATTGTGTATATACCTTGGTATCTAACCaaagtattttaaaatataaaaagttaaagatTAACCTAAATAGTTTTCTaaactatataataaaaaacaaaattaatataataatatgagAATTCCACTAATTTTTTTCTATCAATTCCCATTTTCAAATGGAGGAAATGTGAACATCCCATTTTATTCAACTCATTTTGACTTGATCATCACTAACACACAACTAACCGCCTCTTCCATTTGGGGTTGGTGGAAGTTGACTGATAACAGATTCAAGTTTTCAGCTTTTTACATCCCAAGATTCATATTTCAACCCAAACCTACTTCCCCAAACCCTAATACATTATATTCATTCTTTTATAGCTACATTTACTTAATCCTAACAACAATTTATTGATAACCCAATACAAATTAGGTaactttctttcatttttatgttttgcaATGATGCATATAAGACAAAGACACATCTTTTCTGCTCTTTTGGCTGTTATGTGTTGACTATGCTTTGGCCCATTTGTGTATCTAGTGTTAGGTGAAAACTGCCAGAATGAGCCCACCATTTTTGTTCCTTTATCTAATGTTGACATTTTTGTTGCTATTTCAGGTTAAATTCTTTGAAGTTAGTGGAAAAAGTGTTCATTCTTTGTTGGGTTTATCTTATATCTTGCAAAGGTAagatctttttattatttagtgtgattttagtttgttttgtaAATCTTTCAGTTTCTGTAGCTGTTTTTGaattgtattataattattttgtaggAGCTTTCTTTTAGAAACTTAACGCTTGAAGCTCCTAAAAGCTTCCTACCAAAAATAACTCAAAGTATGTGTAATGTGATGGCCGATTTTATGTGTTTGATGTAAATTTTCATTTGGATGTGAGTGGAACGATAGGATCAGTTATTTGTATGTAGTAGTAGTATTTGTTGGGATGTTGTTTGAATATATTGGTAACTCTGTCTCGAAAATCTTTTGGTTACGAACTCCAAAATGCTTGCAGCTCAATGAAGTTTGAATCAACCCATTGGATTTTTTACTACTAGCAAATATTTCAAGTCAGAAAAAATAGTGTTGATAATGATATCTACTCGTTAGTCTAGATCCTTAATAGGATGCCATATATTGTTTACAAGGTGAATCGTTGAACCATTTTTACCTTGACGCATCACAGAAACGACCCATTTTCGATTTTTCATGAAGGGTAATAAGAAAAATTAGATTtcttttgatgatgaaatttgtaTTGTGATTGATATTATATCCCTTGATGTGCGTCATCACAGCAACATTTTTCTGTTATCGATTTAGAAACAATAAAAGTTCCCAGATTTCCGTTTTGGGTTGCTCCAGGGAAATTGCTACTTCTATTTTGAATATTGTCAAGCCAAAATTACTTACTTGCTCATGTCAACTTTACAAGTTATTGAAGCCAGTTGCTTTGGTTGACAAGATGTGTTCATTGTTGACTGATCAATAGTCAAACTGTTAGACATTGAATAATGCTTGTAGACTTAATGGGATAAAGGGCGTACATAATGAGAAAGCTGGAtttgtgaataaattaaaactcAATAGTCGACATTACATCATGCTTTTCATTTGCCTTCTATTTTGATAACCTGCAGATGGCGGAAGTAGCAAAGGACTTGACTGCCGGAACAATTGGAGGGGCTGCACAATTGATAGTTGGTCACCCTTTTGATACTATCAAGGTGAAACTCCAAAGTCAACCGGTCCCACCACCAGGTCAACTCCCTAGATATTCTGGTGCAATAGATGCTGTCAAACAAACACTGGCAGCAGAAGGTCCACGGGGTTTGTACAAAGGCATGGGAGCCCCTCTTGCCACTGTGGCAGCCTTAAATGCTGTCCTCTTTACCGTTAGGGGACAAATGGAAGCTCTTTTGAGGTCTCAACCTGGTGTACCCCTAACAGTGAACCAGCAGGTCGTTGCCGGAGCTGGGGCTGGAGTTGCCGTTTCCATCCTGGCCACCCCAACTGAGTTGATCAAGTGCAGGTTAGTCCTTTTCAAACAGTTAACTTTTTGAAGTCAAAGAGCCTAAAGCAAGCGTATTACTTTCAGCTAGCTCATTTCCCTAAAATCTTGAGAACTACTCGTTTAACTTTATTAAGTATGCCACAAACTATGATGATGGATAGTGTTGTTAGAACTTAGAAGTACATCACTCGTGAATTTGAAGTGTGAGATGGATACTCTGACTGATTTACTAAAGAATGGTTGATTCAGCTTATGTTTTATCTCAAGTCAATCAGACAgctaaattgaaaaaaatcagCTTAAAGAAAGTGGATCGGATGTATCTAACGTCATCCATACTGTGTATTTCATGTTTAAAACATCATAAATCGtgttatttaaaaaactatatGATTATTGAAATAACATTATTCtagtaatcatatttgacacactcGTTATTTACTAAATTGTATAGATTCAACCTTTTCTGGAGAAAAAAGTTATGCAAGTCAACCGTCCATTTGGATCCACTTGTTTGACACATTATCCTGCCCATGCGACCTGCTAGTTTTCCACCTCTAGTCAAAACCCTCCTATTTTCTATTTAGAACTTTGAAATGTAGATTGCAGGCCCAAAGTGCAGTAGTTGGAGCAGTAGCCGGTCCAGGGGGTATTGTAGCTGCTGTAGCTAAGTATAGTGGTCCAATGGATGTGGCTAAGCAAGTCTTGAGGTCAGAAGGAGGAGTGAGAGGTCTCTTTAAAGGACTGGTTCCTACAATGGGTCGTGAAGTCCCTGGAAATGCAGCCATGTTTGGTGTTTATGAGGCCCTAAAGCAGTATTTTGCTGGTGGGACTGACACTTCTGGTTTAGGCCGCGGATCAATGATCATATCTGGAGGTTTGGCTGGTGCTGCATTCTGGATTTCTGTTTACCCAACTGATGTAATCAAGAGCGCGATCCAAATTGATGACTATAAGAACCCTAAATATTCGGGTTCAGTTGATGCTTTTAAAAAGATCCTCAAAGCTGAGGGAGTTGGTGGTTTCTACAAAGGTTTTGGACCTGCAATGGGAAGAAGTGTACCGGCTAATGCTGCTTGCTTCTTAGCTTATGAAATGGTGAGGTCAAGCTTGGGTTGATCTTAGTTTCTTAGTTGTCATGTTATCCTTTTCATAAAGAGTGATTCTTATACATCTTTCATTTACATTTTCACACAAAGATGACTTGATTTCATGACTTTGATGTCGTGAATTGTCTTCACAAAAGTGTAGTCAGCTGCTTCAGGGCTGCCCTTTAACCTTCTGTGTAATGAAAAAAATCTTACAAGAGTTTGTTTCCATTGTATATTGGTTTTACTTGGCATAATATGTTATTTGgccttgtttcttttttctccCTTAAACTTGAAAGACGTGAAACGACCAACAAAGAGGCCTGCCATGAACATATAACATGACTAACTGAGAAACTGTTGTTTGGAGATTCTTATTTAGAAGAAATCCTGGATTGTAGTTAACCAGAAACCCAATAGGGTGAATGTTTCTTGAAGACTAATATTCTTTCGGGTTACTTTATTATGTTTGCAATCCCTATATTGAACTATGGCCGAGACACAGGTTTGCACTAAGCAGGACCAATGGAAATTGTTTAGCTTGGGCAAAACTTGTTCTCaataacgagagcaagtactcgcgcgttgcggcggtaaaatgatgagggtgatatgtcataaagtgtgataggtcataggaagtGATATGGCATacagtgtcatagccaaatgccttagctgtaCGGGTTTCATCcacggatttaaaaattcgtcgaaagtatatcgaatgacatctctaatgaaagagcattaaatttcAAGAAcgctcatataatttttataatttatcgatatacggtttttgagataaaagattttgaaagaattagaggaataaaatgatttatggaagagagaaaaagttgtatgcattgatgtatggtatatcatgcattatcatttgtacattgttgaaattgaatgttgaaaagtgaaaagtgaatttgttttataatatacgagagcaagtacccgcgcgttgcggcggtgagatggtggggtgataggtcatagagtgtgatagccaaatgccttagccgtatgggctccgccctcggatttaaaaattcgtcgaaagtatatcgaatgacatctctaatgaaagagcataaaattttaagaacacccatataatttttataatttatctatttacggtttttgagataaaagattttaaatgaattggaggaataaatgatttatggaggagagagaaaacaaatgattggttgagatttgaggagagagaaaaggtgttaggtaaatatagaattgaaatataaacattttgggaaagtaaatgttgaaacttaaaatgtaaacatgggagatctgctttataatatactatagatatagatatattatctacaccatattataaaacagattcctttcagattttcaacattgagttgaaattttcaatattgattttaagtacatccccaaaatacccctcttatctattttatatttatctaaaataaccataataccctttctctctcctcaaatctcaaccaatcatcttttttctctctcctccataaatcatttattcttccaattcattcaaaatcttttatctcaaaaatcatacgtcgataaattacaaaaattgtatgggtgttcataaaatttcatgctctttcattagagatgtcattcgatatactttcgacgaatttttaaattcgaggccggaggccgtaggcatttgactatcacactctctggCCTAGCtgtcaccctcaccatctcaccgtcgcaacgcgcgggtacttactctcgtacaTTATTAAAACTgaatgttgaaaattaaaaagtgaatttgctttatataatacgagagtaagtatccgcgcgttgcggcggtgagatggtagggtgatagctaggttagagggtgtgatagtcaaatgcctacggcctccgccctcggatttgaaaattcgtcgaaagtatatcgaatgacatctctaatgaaagagcaggaaattttaagaacacccatacaatttttataatttatcgacgtataatttttgagataaaagattttgaatgaattggaagaataaacgatttatggaggagagagaaaaaagatgattggttgagatttgaggagagagaaagggtattatggttattttagataaatatagaatagatgagaggggtattttggggatgtacttaaaatcaatattgaaaatttcaattcaatgttgaaaatctagaaggaatctactttataatatagtatagatatagatatagatagtatagagtatatagatatagataaagatcGACATTTCATTTTCATGATGGACACGTATTTAGTCTATGCCGAGTCGAGATTTTGGGGTGCCTACCGCCCTAACCGTATATCCAAGGACCAAGTTCGTATCCTATtttattatcttattttaattttttatgtgCGCGTCTTTTGAAAGACTGGAAAATGGCTACAAGTATAACATGAAGGTCAATAAATTATatggaaacaaacaagaaacTAAATAAGTATAACTAGGGTCAAATTATAATTTCTAAAACAGTGATCAACGTGGACAAGTTTTATTTTcaccttaaatttttatttttcttccgTTTGATCTTTGTacgaaacaaacaaaaaaaaaaaactttcaaaagccTAATAGGCACAGTTTGCCAAAAATTAGCCAAACTTTGTCAAAAACTAGCAAAATGTTATAGTGTAGTGCAAAAAAAGTAGTCAAATTTGCCAAAAAGCCAATGCCGGGAAATTAAAAGGTTGTcggaaaatatataaaagtggtcgtcttttttaataaaaatataatacttgGGCTCATAATTTGGGGGTCGGGAATTCGGAAGTCGAAGACGCCATGGCTGACAACCCAAAGATTTTACCCGCCAagatacccccccccccccccgggaTCATCCGAGTCTCATTTTTATGAacattttgtatcatcatcgcccacATACACGTAACAACGGCAACCTAATTGTTCAACGATATCGTCACCCGCATAATACTACTTTTCCGGCTACTTATTGTTTTAATAGAACAAAAGACGACAACACTACCAAGGAAAAAATCCGGCAACGCTACAGCTAAGTTAACACTGTCAAGCTAAtcataaacatgcaattaacaggaatgtaataaaataaatatacatataaaatacaaTGTCACGAAAGCATAAGGAGTATACAACtatcaaaaatttacaaaataacaTCCAAAGATGGCTAATGATCCTAAGCAAGTCCCATCAACGGGTAAttaatcacggatccatggtcaTAGTCCAACTTCTAGCAATGTCCATCAAGCTCTTGGGTTCTCTTGGTTACctaaaaagtgtactaaacaatgtcAAAACTATGTTGGCGAGTTCGTATTAAAGAAATGACAAAACACGTAACGATTCCATCCATAACATAAACAAGTATAAAGAACGAGAAATTTGATAACAGTAAGTATCTAGCAAGTTCCATGACTTCACACATATacacaatgtccctcaattgttctcatgtcatccataAATGTCAACAAGTACTCAAGTACgcgtataatgtcatcaaccaCTTAAAGTGCCCGTTTATATCGTCATCATATCTGTCATGTCCATGATTGTTCTCAACACATCACAAATTGTTCATCaatgaccatcaatgtccacaACATCACCAAAACACCATGTGCATACACTTcatacgatactacttttgagaAATCatagatgcttatatatagggtcacccgcagccttcccaccacatcttcAACCTTTCAAAAGAATTAGTCTCTTCCATGTATGCACAACTATCCTAATAATCACTTACACAATCACATACAATAACCATATCACAATCAAATAGTCATACTTCAAACAATTCAATCGACCGATCATTCAATCAACAATGTAATCATGCACGTATGTACATTTTTCAGCCCGACTTTTAAAAGAGTAAGAGAAACTACGAAAACTCAACTTTGCTCGGCAACGAGTTATAAGCA
This genomic window contains:
- the LOC122601741 gene encoding acyltransferase-like protein At1g54570, chloroplastic; amino-acid sequence: MALTVGSSIISLSPLSALNEKSRLFSRILVRCAGSADNSVIVPSELVKVKVGSTSRKDSVVASYNNVGKKENIQSVPKGLEPLWDDGYGTQTMKDYTKVSMNFVNNSDGGPPRWFCPVMCGIPVKDSPPLLYLPGFDGTGAGLAVHEKALGKVFHVQCFHIPSWDRTPLEGLIRIVEETIMIEHTLSPNRPIYLLGDSFGGALALAVAARNPTIDLVLILANPGTSYERSQYMHPVHGLVRALPDEYYVIFRIVMSCFLGNYFRMEMVEMDDVDPWTYNLQLIAKLLADVPIHFLLAEILPDDTLKWRTALVKSAAAYANSRLHAVTAQVLVLASGKDWLVPSKSEAQRLSRLLKNCTIRVFDENGHSILMESGVNVLSTIKTTHMYRRTSRHDILNDFLPPNITEFKQSPMETWWYRLVMGATMFSTMEDGEIVRGLSGIPDEGPVLLVGNHMLWGFETLPFVLEFLREKKVVLHVLTHPETFAFNVVKDEHYMIPSTDILKLFGAIPASARNLTKLSTTKSFALFYPGGAREAFHRKGETYKLFWPDKQEFVRMAVMLGATIVPFGVVGQDDIAELIFDHDEMKRIPFVNHLVTKMHQGKTNVRKDMDGEIGKQQNLNFPIFLPKLPGRLYYMFGKPIKTKGKAYMLNDEKYLQELYQQIKCDVENNMAYLLKKREEDPCRGLVERFLWLKIYGYDIPSFDPLA
- the LOC122600482 gene encoding mitochondrial carnitine/acylcarnitine carrier-like protein, producing MAEVAKDLTAGTIGGAAQLIVGHPFDTIKVKLQSQPVPPPGQLPRYSGAIDAVKQTLAAEGPRGLYKGMGAPLATVAALNAVLFTVRGQMEALLRSQPGVPLTVNQQVVAGAGAGVAVSILATPTELIKCRLQAQSAVVGAVAGPGGIVAAVAKYSGPMDVAKQVLRSEGGVRGLFKGLVPTMGREVPGNAAMFGVYEALKQYFAGGTDTSGLGRGSMIISGGLAGAAFWISVYPTDVIKSAIQIDDYKNPKYSGSVDAFKKILKAEGVGGFYKGFGPAMGRSVPANAACFLAYEMVRSSLG